From Plodia interpunctella isolate USDA-ARS_2022_Savannah chromosome 18, ilPloInte3.2, whole genome shotgun sequence, a single genomic window includes:
- the Aatf gene encoding protein AATF, protein MKFKQKKSIKTTLSEKIADALTVKPRADIEDDQVFGTKPQTLSRADFSSSESEDEATISDFKKRNVNLLSEVSKKYEGTVVSHKHLESQSDESSIEDIDYTNKKKLVTSDSEESEIFQPNNKVQSDSEDLGSEDEKDSSKKLGKLKTQSESDEGSDSGDESDDYGITQFQQSQANTSDNEEGSDVDDEEGYDISQLEEPIKEEFEHVKKKNISEEAKKGNCVRNELLIWESLLEMRIHLQRCVNTANQLPMPDTFSEMKKNTEFLEETNVTKANVANMLDKLLSLQNTLLKNFPETKALASKKSSQIEQETKQESDEEIPSDTEAEEDSVKDEEPSKKQIKVKATTAKKRKLDDYEKEISTSHKTFKSFRDLTIQKWNDKTRLATAANIKNAPTNTILQQISYILSDREKLVRRTQLKRSEYDIIGYKKVVEEVETDQNGTDINPVTRGRKDDDEYISEIFDDSDFYHQLLRELIECKSADISDPVQLSRQWIALQQMRSKMKRKVDTKATKGRKIKYVVHNPLVNYLAPEKSTSWNDESTNELFSSLFGKMFEHNNVGFNGNGFKIN, encoded by the exons atgaagtttaaacaaaagaaatctataaaaaCCACTTTATCAGAGAAGATAGCTGATGCGTTAACAGTTAAACCCCGAGCAGATATCGAAGATGACCAAGTATTTGGTACGAAACCACAAACTCTTTCACGTGCCGATTTTAGCTCCTCTGAAAGCGAAGATGAGGCAACTATCAGTGATTTCAAGAAAAGAAATGTTAATTTGTTGAGTGAAGTCAGCAAGAAGTATGAAGGGACAGTGGTTTCTCACAAACATTTAGAAAGTCAAAGTGATGAAAGTAGTATTGAAGATATTGATTacacaaacaaaaagaaacttGTAACTTCAGACAGTGAAGAGTCTGAAATCTTTCAGccaaataataaagtacaatCTGATTCCGAGGACTTAGGATCTGAAGACGAAAAGGATTCTAGTAAAAAATTGGGAAAACTTAAAACACAAAGTGAGTCAGAtgaaggatcagacagtggCGATGAAAGTGATGATTATGGCATCACACAGTTTCAGCAATCACAAGCAAACACTTCAGATAATGAAGAAGGATCAGATGTAGATGATGAGGAAGGTTATGACATTAGCCAGTTAGAAGAACCTATAAAAGAGGAATTTGAacatgtaaagaaaaaaaatatttctgaagAAGCCAAGAAGGGTAATTGTGTGCGAAATGAGCTTCTGATATGGGAAAGTTTGTTAGAGATGAGAATACACCTCCAAAGATGTGTGAACACAGCCAATCAGCTTCCAATGCCTGATACTTTTAGTGAGATGAAGAAAAATACAGAGTTTCTTGAAGAGACTAATGTTACTAAAGCCAATGTGGCTAATATGCTAGATAA acTGCTGTCTCTACAAAACACATTGCTTAAAAACTTTCCTGAAACAAAGGCATTGGCATCTAAAAAGAGTTCACAGATTGAACAGGAAACAAAACAAGAAAGTGACGAAGAAATACCATCAGATACAGAAGCTGAAGAAGACTCTGTCAAAGACGAAGAACCTTctaagaaacaaataaaagtgaaagCTACTACAGCCAAGAAACGGAAATTAGATGACTATGAGAAAGAAATATCAACATCTCACAAAACCTTTAAATCATTTAGAGACTTGACAATTCAAAAATGGAATGACAAAACAAGGCTAGCAACTGCcgctaatattaaaaatgcaccTACAAACACAATATTACAGCAAATATCCTACATTTTATCTGACAGAGAAAAGCTTGTTAGAAGAACACAGTTGAAAAGATCAGAGTATGATATTATTGGATACAAAAAAGTTGTAGAGGAAGTAGAGACAGATCAAAATGGCACAGATATTAATCCAGTTACGAGAGGCCGAAAAGATGACGATGAAtatatttctgaaatatttgATGATAGTGATTTCTACCACCAACTACTGAGAGAGCTAATAGAGTGTAAAAGTGCTGATATATCAGATCCAGTACAGTTGAGTCGGCAATGGATAGCTCTCCAGCAGATGCGGAGTAAGATGAAAAGAAAAGTTGATACCAAAGCAACTAAAGGTCGTAAGATAAAGTATGTTGTCCATAATCCATTAGTGAACTACTTGGCTCCGGAGAAAAGCACCTCGTGGAATGATGAGAGCACCAATGAGCTGTTCAGCTCACTGTTTGGGAAGATGTTTGAACATAATAATGTAGGTTTCAATGGCAAtggtttcaaaataaattaa